From the genome of Blautia pseudococcoides, one region includes:
- a CDS encoding HutD/Ves family protein — protein MSASITVRNAEQYQTSVWSGGTTTQLFIYPEDGDYREGSFQARISSATVELQKSSFTSLPGVKRYLMTLKGHLDMIHGVNTKAELEPYEVDCFDGGVPTVSYGKVTDFNLMLKNGAEGRMEAAILEAGESCVINPEGVFNLLAVYVGEGCIRVSEHTVKEGELLLCENWEEALAVQSTGDTAAKLGICKIKTAE, from the coding sequence ATGAGTGCCAGTATCACTGTAAGAAACGCTGAGCAGTATCAGACTTCTGTCTGGTCAGGAGGAACCACAACACAGCTCTTTATCTATCCGGAGGATGGGGATTACAGGGAAGGCAGCTTTCAGGCACGCATCAGCAGTGCCACAGTGGAACTTCAGAAATCCAGTTTCACAAGCCTGCCCGGAGTAAAACGCTATCTGATGACCCTGAAAGGGCATCTGGATATGATTCACGGTGTCAACACCAAAGCGGAGCTGGAGCCATATGAGGTTGATTGCTTTGACGGAGGCGTGCCCACAGTCAGCTACGGGAAAGTGACAGACTTTAACCTGATGCTGAAAAACGGTGCGGAGGGCAGGATGGAGGCAGCTATACTGGAGGCCGGGGAATCCTGCGTGATAAATCCGGAGGGCGTCTTTAATCTTCTGGCTGTTTATGTGGGAGAAGGATGCATCCGCGTTTCGGAACATACGGTGAAAGAGGGCGAACTGCTTCTGTGTGAAAACTGGGAGGAAGCGCTTGCCGTGCAGAGTACAGGCGATACCGCCGCAAAACTGGGTATCTGTAAAATTAAGACAGCAGAATAA
- a CDS encoding BCCT family transporter: MSGEKKQQKAVRWSVFIPAFAIIGGGALLGILKNDWLTKVCSAIFGWSLKSFGWLYQLVAIFCLVVVMILTFSKLGKVRFGGRNAKAKHSFGSWFAMTLTGGIATGCIVYGANEVMIYYGSIYGELGGYGIEPLTQEAAMFGMGRVFYNWTFIPYAMYSIVGCAMAYIYFNKKEELSVAASLTPLFGQRVKYGVIRSVIDVVSIVALALGLSSNLGMGLALIGSGLEAAYGIKQGPVVWFTLFVIITATFTIASVAGLDKGIKWLANGTSKIFYVLLAFLLIAGPTVYILNMMNTGIGYWGDHFLSWGLDPGIVGGEALVTWWTMFDWACWIAYAPLMAIFFAMISYGRTIRQFMIVNWIMPSTFGLIWFSVWSGTALNWQDIGKADLIGAIQNGIAVSGLWELLKKMPISFILIPLIMITMIAAFSTTADTMSTTISQICTEGSSYDEEPANWQKIVWGVSIGIISVIMVIFGGGQQGVEGVKYLSGVGGFCVLPIFLLQLAATFKVFFIDKIIEDVDDVVDVEPKVIAEL, encoded by the coding sequence ATGAGTGGAGAAAAGAAGCAACAAAAAGCTGTCCGGTGGAGTGTATTTATACCGGCATTCGCCATCATCGGCGGCGGCGCACTTCTGGGAATCCTGAAAAATGACTGGCTGACCAAGGTCTGCTCGGCTATTTTTGGATGGTCCCTGAAAAGTTTTGGATGGCTGTATCAGTTGGTAGCTATTTTCTGTCTGGTTGTGGTTATGATCCTTACATTTTCCAAACTGGGCAAGGTCAGATTCGGAGGGCGAAATGCGAAAGCGAAGCACTCCTTTGGTTCATGGTTCGCCATGACGCTGACAGGCGGTATCGCTACAGGATGTATCGTGTACGGTGCCAATGAGGTTATGATTTATTACGGCAGTATTTACGGGGAACTGGGAGGCTACGGCATAGAGCCGCTGACCCAGGAGGCTGCCATGTTTGGTATGGGACGTGTGTTCTATAACTGGACCTTTATCCCTTATGCAATGTACTCCATCGTTGGATGTGCAATGGCTTACATTTATTTCAACAAGAAGGAAGAACTGTCCGTGGCAGCTTCCCTGACTCCTCTGTTTGGACAGAGAGTCAAATACGGTGTGATAAGAAGTGTCATAGACGTGGTTTCTATTGTGGCTCTGGCCCTGGGACTTTCCAGTAACCTGGGTATGGGACTTGCACTGATCGGTTCAGGTCTTGAGGCGGCTTATGGCATCAAACAGGGACCTGTTGTGTGGTTTACCCTGTTTGTCATTATAACAGCTACCTTTACCATTGCGTCTGTGGCAGGTCTTGATAAAGGTATTAAGTGGCTGGCAAACGGAACCTCCAAGATTTTCTATGTGCTGCTTGCATTTCTGCTCATTGCAGGACCGACGGTGTACATACTGAATATGATGAATACAGGTATCGGATATTGGGGCGACCACTTCCTTTCCTGGGGACTTGACCCCGGTATTGTGGGCGGTGAGGCACTTGTTACCTGGTGGACCATGTTTGACTGGGCGTGCTGGATCGCATATGCACCGCTTATGGCTATCTTCTTTGCCATGATTTCTTACGGAAGGACCATCCGCCAGTTTATGATCGTAAACTGGATCATGCCGTCTACCTTTGGTCTGATCTGGTTCTCTGTATGGAGCGGAACAGCACTTAACTGGCAGGATATCGGAAAGGCGGATTTGATCGGGGCCATACAGAACGGCATTGCGGTGTCCGGTCTGTGGGAGCTGCTGAAAAAGATGCCCATCAGCTTTATCCTCATTCCTCTTATTATGATCACCATGATCGCGGCATTCTCAACTACGGCGGATACCATGTCCACCACCATCTCCCAGATTTGTACGGAGGGTTCCAGCTACGATGAGGAACCTGCAAACTGGCAGAAAATCGTGTGGGGCGTTTCCATTGGTATTATTTCCGTCATTATGGTAATCTTCGGCGGCGGACAGCAGGGCGTGGAAGGTGTGAAATACTTGTCCGGTGTGGGCGGATTCTGCGTACTGCCCATATTCCTGCTGCAGCTTGCAGCTACCTTTAAAGTCTTCTTCATTGATAAGATCATTGAGGATGTGGATGATGTGGTAGATGTGGAGCCTAAGGTGATTGCGGAACTGTAA
- a CDS encoding HAL/PAL/TAL family ammonia-lyase, whose amino-acid sequence MQEKVIRLTGSELTISQIKEIAFENAKVEVDAEAMAKVQKARELIFELDRRGIAVYGLNTGVGWNKDKVVYADRYDAYNKNLLRSHMIGVGPECSIPETRTIMAVRLNGFLCGHTGVAPEIVEYYVEFLNRGVHPVIKSRGSVGEADIATLPAIGLTAIGEGEAYYQSQRMESAKALELSGLKPLKLGPKDGLGIVSSNAQGAAFAAMGVIEAEQFIERYRKVFCLALEGLNGVLDPMDESVNRERGYQGQMESARKCRELLKGSYLEKPWEGRALQDPLSFRCQSAITGSVMDALAYLKQQLKVELNATDDNPCLLPEEDRMCGSPNFEPLTWVLAVEMASTGLAHMSKMISQQILRIGDPGFTKLNRFLTPAEGAVIAYGTIQKTVSYLDTENRMYANPCSLDFLSMAGHIEDTASNATMAAANMRKIIDNLYYMAAIELMHAAQAVDLREIPQLGEGTRPLFESYRKEVPYLDNDRNMSVDIQKTYDFLKSL is encoded by the coding sequence GACAGACGCGGTATTGCAGTCTATGGTCTGAACACAGGCGTGGGCTGGAACAAAGATAAAGTGGTGTATGCTGACCGGTATGACGCGTACAATAAAAATCTGCTGAGAAGCCACATGATCGGTGTGGGGCCGGAGTGCAGTATCCCGGAGACCAGAACCATTATGGCTGTGCGGTTAAATGGGTTTCTCTGCGGACATACAGGGGTGGCTCCTGAGATAGTGGAGTATTATGTTGAATTTTTAAACAGGGGTGTGCATCCGGTCATAAAGAGCCGGGGTAGCGTGGGGGAAGCGGATATAGCAACCCTCCCGGCCATTGGCCTCACCGCTATCGGGGAAGGCGAGGCCTATTATCAAAGTCAGCGTATGGAAAGTGCAAAAGCGCTGGAACTTTCGGGCCTGAAACCTCTGAAGCTGGGACCAAAGGACGGCTTGGGCATTGTCTCCTCCAATGCCCAGGGAGCCGCTTTCGCAGCCATGGGAGTCATTGAGGCGGAACAGTTCATTGAGCGTTACAGAAAGGTATTCTGCCTGGCGCTTGAAGGGCTGAACGGCGTGCTTGACCCTATGGACGAAAGTGTAAACCGGGAACGCGGTTATCAGGGCCAGATGGAGTCAGCCAGAAAGTGCAGAGAGCTTTTAAAAGGCAGCTATCTTGAGAAACCCTGGGAGGGAAGAGCCCTTCAGGATCCGCTGAGTTTCCGGTGTCAGAGCGCCATAACGGGTTCTGTGATGGATGCCCTGGCCTATCTGAAGCAGCAGCTTAAAGTGGAGTTAAATGCCACGGATGACAATCCCTGTCTGCTTCCGGAGGAGGACAGGATGTGCGGAAGCCCTAATTTTGAGCCGCTGACCTGGGTTCTGGCAGTGGAGATGGCAAGCACGGGACTGGCTCATATGTCAAAAATGATATCCCAGCAGATCCTCAGGATCGGCGACCCGGGATTTACAAAGCTGAACCGTTTCCTGACACCTGCTGAGGGGGCTGTCATAGCATACGGAACCATACAGAAGACGGTGTCATATCTGGATACAGAGAACCGTATGTATGCAAATCCGTGTTCCCTTGACTTCCTTAGTATGGCAGGCCATATTGAGGATACAGCCAGCAATGCAACCATGGCTGCAGCAAATATGCGGAAAATCATAGATAACCTGTATTATATGGCTGCCATTGAGCTGATGCATGCAGCACAGGCCGTGGATTTAAGAGAAATACCACAGCTTGGAGAGGGGACAAGGCCTCTGTTTGAATCATACCGTAAAGAGGTTCCGTATCTGGACAATGACAGGAACATGTCAGTGGATATCCAGAAGACGTACGACTTCCTGAAGAGTCTGTAA